The following are encoded together in the Xanthobacter autotrophicus Py2 genome:
- a CDS encoding ABC transporter related (PFAM: ABC transporter related~SMART: AAA ATPase~KEGG: rpe:RPE_4226 ABC transporter related) has translation MALPAASAGADPGTAALLSIEAISLRFGGLKALSDVSFHVRNGELFSIIGPNGAGKTSMLNCISGRYTPSEGRVVFDGQDVTRLKPNRRAAIGIGRTFQNLALFSHMSVLDNIMVGRHHLLKNNFLTGALYWIGGAQKEELEHRRKVEEVIDFLDIQHVRKAAAGTLSYGLRKRVELARAVALEPKLILLDEPMAGMNLEEKEDMARYIVDLNEEWGMTIIMIEHDMGVVMDISHRVMVLDFGRKLVEGEPAEVLADPHVRKAYLGEDDLDEAAPAAMTA, from the coding sequence ATGGCGCTACCCGCAGCTTCGGCTGGGGCTGATCCGGGCACGGCTGCCCTCTTGAGCATCGAGGCGATCTCGCTCCGGTTCGGCGGCCTCAAGGCGCTGAGCGATGTGAGCTTCCATGTGCGCAATGGCGAGCTGTTCTCCATCATCGGGCCGAACGGCGCCGGCAAGACCTCCATGCTCAACTGCATCTCCGGGCGCTATACGCCGAGCGAGGGGCGGGTGGTGTTCGACGGCCAGGATGTGACCCGGCTGAAGCCCAACCGTCGCGCCGCCATCGGCATCGGCCGCACCTTCCAGAACCTGGCCCTGTTCAGCCACATGAGCGTGCTCGACAACATCATGGTCGGCCGCCATCACTTGTTAAAGAACAACTTCCTTACCGGTGCGCTCTACTGGATCGGCGGCGCACAGAAGGAAGAGCTGGAGCATCGCCGCAAGGTGGAGGAGGTGATCGACTTCCTCGACATCCAGCACGTGCGCAAGGCTGCCGCCGGCACCCTGTCCTACGGCCTCAGGAAGCGGGTGGAGCTGGCCCGCGCGGTGGCGCTGGAGCCCAAGCTCATCCTGCTCGACGAGCCCATGGCGGGCATGAACCTGGAAGAGAAGGAGGACATGGCCCGCTACATCGTCGATCTCAACGAGGAGTGGGGCATGACCATCATCATGATCGAGCACGACATGGGGGTGGTGATGGACATTTCCCACCGCGTCATGGTGCTGGATTTCGGCCGCAAACTGGTGGAGGGCGAGCCTGCCGAGGTGCTGGCCGATCCCCATGTGCGCAAGGCCTATCTGGGCGAGGACGATCTCGATGAAGCGGCCCCCGCCGCCATGACCGCGTGA
- a CDS encoding inner-membrane translocator (PFAM: inner-membrane translocator~KEGG: mag:amb3590 branched-chain amino acid ABC-type transport system, permease components) gives MQSQLLLQLIINGLIIGTLYGVVGMCFVLIYKASQVVNFAQGEFLLIGAWTCWWLLTAWNIPFFWGFLIAVCFMMVFGIVVQMVVLRPLIGEPIISVIMVTIGMSIFFQALMKWMFGTFAQPFPPIFSVDKVNIMGLQVQTAYLMSTGVSLAIMAGFAWFFKYSRLGLAMRATAFSQQVAQSLGISVRQVFALSWGISAAVSAVAGVVVGIVNGVSSALSYFGIKVFPAVILGGLDSVFGAVVGGLIMGLLENLAQFFDSQYLKWGNLYEIVPFYALIIILMIKPYGLFGTRDIERV, from the coding sequence ATGCAATCCCAGCTCCTGCTCCAGCTCATCATCAACGGGCTCATCATCGGCACGCTCTATGGCGTGGTCGGCATGTGCTTCGTGCTCATCTACAAGGCCTCGCAGGTGGTGAACTTCGCCCAGGGCGAGTTCCTGCTCATCGGCGCCTGGACCTGCTGGTGGCTGCTCACGGCGTGGAACATCCCCTTCTTCTGGGGCTTCCTCATCGCCGTGTGCTTCATGATGGTGTTCGGCATCGTGGTGCAGATGGTGGTGCTGCGCCCGCTCATCGGCGAGCCGATCATCTCGGTGATCATGGTCACCATCGGCATGTCCATCTTCTTCCAGGCGCTGATGAAGTGGATGTTCGGCACCTTCGCCCAGCCGTTCCCGCCCATCTTCAGCGTGGACAAGGTGAACATCATGGGCCTGCAGGTGCAGACGGCCTATCTCATGTCCACCGGCGTGAGTTTGGCCATCATGGCGGGGTTCGCCTGGTTCTTTAAGTATTCGCGCCTCGGCCTTGCCATGCGCGCCACCGCCTTCTCCCAGCAGGTGGCGCAGTCGCTCGGCATCTCGGTGCGCCAGGTGTTCGCTTTGTCCTGGGGCATCTCGGCGGCGGTGTCGGCGGTGGCCGGCGTGGTGGTGGGCATCGTGAACGGGGTGTCCTCGGCGCTGTCCTACTTCGGCATCAAGGTGTTCCCGGCGGTGATCCTCGGCGGCCTCGACAGCGTGTTCGGGGCGGTGGTGGGCGGCCTCATCATGGGCCTGCTGGAAAACCTCGCCCAGTTCTTCGACAGCCAGTACCTGAAGTGGGGCAACCTCTACGAGATCGTCCCGTTCTACGCGCTCATCATCATCCTGATGATCAAGCCCTACGGGCTGTTCGGCACCCGCGACATCGAGAGGGTCTGA
- a CDS encoding inner-membrane translocator (PFAM: inner-membrane translocator~KEGG: mag:amb3591 ABC-type branched-chain amino acid transport system, permease component), which produces MAIDTLRPCGDYRTSYKADQTIFATRLTMLFCVAGVVLACFAPFFFSRYILSLMIQIGYLGIAALGLNILVGFSGQISVGHAVFFGFGGFASAFLADKGVPVPLAIVLAGLWTTAVGLLFGLPAARVKGLYLAIATLAAQFILQDFFVRAEWFTGGTHGAMAAPFTLFGYDLSGDDRYFYVVLFFVVVMYLGAANLMRSRDGRALIAVRDHYLSAEMMGVNLTKYRTMAFGISSFYAGIGGALYAHYVGFMSVEGLDILFSIQFLGMIIIGGLGSIMGSLMGTIFMVLLPEATGWLASALSGSVIDQVLHLKDGLTYMREMLIGLTIILFLIFEPDGLAHRWRLIKAYWKLYPFSY; this is translated from the coding sequence ATGGCCATCGACACCCTTCGCCCGTGCGGCGACTACCGCACCAGCTACAAGGCCGACCAGACCATCTTCGCGACCCGGCTCACCATGCTGTTCTGCGTGGCGGGCGTGGTGCTGGCCTGCTTCGCGCCGTTCTTCTTCTCGCGCTACATCCTGAGCCTGATGATCCAGATCGGGTATCTGGGCATCGCCGCGCTGGGGCTGAACATCCTCGTCGGCTTTTCCGGGCAGATCTCGGTGGGCCATGCGGTGTTCTTCGGCTTCGGCGGATTCGCCTCCGCCTTCCTCGCCGACAAGGGCGTGCCGGTGCCGCTGGCTATCGTGCTTGCGGGACTGTGGACCACGGCGGTGGGCCTGTTGTTCGGACTGCCCGCCGCGCGGGTGAAGGGGCTCTATCTCGCCATCGCGACGCTGGCCGCCCAGTTCATCCTGCAGGATTTCTTCGTGCGGGCGGAATGGTTCACCGGCGGCACCCACGGCGCCATGGCCGCGCCCTTCACCCTGTTCGGCTATGACCTCTCCGGCGACGACCGCTATTTCTACGTGGTGCTGTTCTTCGTGGTGGTCATGTATCTGGGCGCCGCCAACCTGATGCGCAGCCGCGACGGCCGGGCGCTGATCGCGGTGCGCGACCATTATCTCTCGGCGGAGATGATGGGGGTGAACCTCACCAAGTATCGCACCATGGCGTTCGGCATCTCCTCCTTCTATGCCGGCATCGGCGGCGCGCTCTATGCCCATTATGTGGGGTTCATGTCAGTGGAGGGGCTGGATATCCTGTTCTCCATCCAGTTCCTGGGCATGATCATCATCGGCGGGCTCGGCTCCATCATGGGCTCGCTCATGGGCACCATCTTCATGGTGCTTTTGCCCGAGGCCACCGGCTGGCTCGCCTCCGCGCTGTCGGGTAGCGTCATCGACCAGGTGCTTCACCTGAAGGACGGCCTCACCTACATGCGCGAGATGCTGATCGGCCTCACCATCATCCTGTTCCTGATCTTCGAGCCGGACGGCCTCGCCCACCGCTGGCGCCTCATCAAGGCCTATTGGAAGCTCTATCCCTTCTCTTACTGA
- a CDS encoding ABC transporter related (PFAM: ABC transporter related~SMART: AAA ATPase~KEGG: bja:blr5967 ABC transporter substrate-binding protein) — MRQGRSGPLHRDAGKTYEANAMAEAALKFEPSAETASPLLAVDNIEVVYNDVILVLRGLSLKVPKGQIVALLGSNGAGKSTTLKAISGLLRTEDGEITRGDVTFLGERINGIEPDKIVRRGIFQVMEGRRIIADMTCLENLRLGAFTRRDNEVKSDIERVYEYFPRLKERTGLAGYLSGGEQQMLAIGRAVMARPKLILMDEPSMGLSPLLVKEVFAIIKKLNEDLGVTILLVEQNARVALSVADYGYIMEQGKIVLDGTADMLRSNEDVKEFYLGQGGGEERKSFKNLKSFKRRKRWL; from the coding sequence GTGCGGCAGGGCCGATCGGGGCCGCTCCACCGGGATGCTGGCAAGACATATGAGGCAAACGCCATGGCAGAGGCCGCACTGAAGTTCGAACCATCCGCCGAGACCGCGTCGCCGCTGCTGGCGGTGGACAATATCGAGGTGGTCTACAACGACGTCATCCTGGTGCTGCGCGGGCTTTCGCTGAAGGTGCCCAAGGGCCAGATCGTCGCCCTGCTCGGCTCCAATGGCGCCGGCAAGTCCACCACGCTGAAGGCCATCTCCGGCCTGCTCAGGACCGAGGACGGCGAGATCACGCGCGGCGACGTCACCTTCCTCGGCGAGCGGATCAACGGCATCGAGCCGGACAAGATCGTGCGGCGCGGCATCTTCCAGGTGATGGAGGGCCGCCGCATCATCGCCGACATGACGTGCCTGGAAAACCTGCGCCTCGGCGCCTTCACCCGGCGCGACAACGAGGTGAAGAGCGACATCGAGCGGGTCTACGAATACTTCCCGCGCCTGAAGGAGCGCACCGGGCTCGCCGGCTATCTGTCCGGCGGCGAACAGCAGATGCTGGCCATTGGCCGCGCCGTGATGGCCCGGCCCAAGCTCATCCTCATGGACGAGCCCTCCATGGGCCTGTCGCCGCTGCTGGTGAAGGAGGTGTTCGCCATCATCAAGAAGCTCAACGAGGATCTGGGCGTGACCATCCTCCTGGTGGAGCAGAATGCGCGGGTGGCGCTCTCGGTGGCGGACTACGGCTACATCATGGAGCAGGGCAAGATCGTGCTCGACGGCACGGCCGACATGCTGCGCTCCAACGAGGACGTGAAGGAATTCTACCTCGGCCAGGGCGGCGGCGAGGAGCGCAAGTCGTTCAAGAACCTCAAGAGTTTCAAGCGCCGCAAACGGTGGTTGTGA
- a CDS encoding branched-chain amino acid ABC transport system substrate-binding protein (KEGG: rpb:RPB_1556 branched-chain amino acid ABC transport system substrate-binding protein) has protein sequence MKKLTLSLVSALALTAAAPALAQSINIGHLADYSGGTSDVGQPYGQAIQDTIAWINANGGVNGKKIDSDFNEYGYQVPRALAAFKKWVGTNKVVAIQGWGTADTEALVGMVTKEEIPYYSGSYSASLTDPKGKVNEKSERAAPFNFFYGPSYSDAARAMVKWAADDWKAKGKPGKPKWVHMGANHPFPNSPKAAAEAYAKELGFEVLDPITFALTPGDYTPQCLTLKQSGANYAYLGNTAGSNISVLKACKTAGVDVQFFGNVWGMDENAAKAAGEAANGVVFPVRTGVTWAGSAPGMATMKEISKISDPSGTAYRPVHYLAAVCTALYMKEAMEWADKNGGVTGVKIRDGMYQKSDWVPKGTEGVCNPSTWTATDHRPTTRVDLYRSVVNGATDASVADLVKSGVIKLEKVATIDLPRKTELQGW, from the coding sequence ATGAAGAAGCTCACCCTGTCCCTCGTCTCGGCGCTGGCGCTCACGGCCGCAGCGCCCGCTCTGGCCCAGTCCATCAACATCGGCCATCTCGCCGATTATTCCGGCGGCACCTCGGACGTGGGCCAGCCCTACGGGCAGGCCATCCAGGACACCATCGCGTGGATCAACGCCAATGGCGGCGTCAACGGCAAGAAGATCGATTCCGACTTCAACGAATACGGCTACCAGGTGCCCCGCGCGCTCGCCGCCTTCAAGAAGTGGGTGGGCACCAACAAGGTGGTGGCCATCCAGGGCTGGGGCACGGCGGACACCGAGGCCCTCGTGGGCATGGTGACCAAGGAAGAGATTCCCTATTATTCCGGCTCCTACTCCGCCTCTCTCACCGACCCGAAGGGCAAGGTGAACGAGAAGAGCGAGCGGGCCGCGCCGTTCAACTTCTTCTACGGCCCGTCCTATTCGGATGCCGCCCGCGCCATGGTGAAGTGGGCCGCCGACGACTGGAAGGCCAAGGGCAAGCCCGGCAAGCCCAAGTGGGTGCACATGGGCGCCAACCACCCCTTCCCCAACTCGCCCAAGGCGGCGGCCGAGGCCTATGCCAAGGAGCTGGGCTTCGAGGTGCTGGACCCCATCACCTTCGCCCTCACGCCGGGTGACTACACCCCCCAGTGCCTGACGCTGAAGCAGTCGGGCGCCAACTACGCCTATCTCGGCAACACCGCCGGCTCCAACATCTCGGTGCTGAAGGCCTGCAAGACGGCGGGCGTGGACGTACAGTTCTTCGGCAACGTGTGGGGCATGGACGAGAACGCCGCCAAGGCCGCCGGCGAGGCGGCGAACGGCGTCGTCTTCCCGGTGCGCACCGGCGTCACCTGGGCCGGCAGCGCGCCCGGCATGGCGACCATGAAGGAGATTTCCAAGATCTCCGATCCCTCGGGCACGGCCTATCGCCCGGTGCACTACCTCGCCGCCGTCTGCACCGCCCTCTACATGAAGGAGGCCATGGAGTGGGCGGACAAGAACGGCGGCGTGACCGGCGTGAAGATCCGCGACGGCATGTACCAGAAGAGCGACTGGGTGCCGAAGGGCACCGAGGGCGTGTGCAATCCCTCCACCTGGACCGCCACCGACCACCGCCCCACCACCCGCGTGGACCTCTACCGCTCGGTGGTGAACGGCGCCACCGACGCCTCGGTGGCGGACCTGGTGAAGAGCGGCGTCATCAAGCTGGAGAAGGTCGCCACCATCGACCTGCCCCGCAAGACGGAACTGCAGGGCTGGTGA
- a CDS encoding AMP-dependent synthetase and ligase (PFAM: AMP-dependent synthetase and ligase~KEGG: rpe:RPE_4227 AMP-dependent synthetase and ligase) codes for MAEITATYPDITVHDTMPKLLALNARTHPNDTWLREKDLGIWISYTWAQVAERVRNITLGFTTLGVARGDVVGLLGDNRPEWLMGEIATHALGGMSLGIYRDALADEVAYLVTYADVAVVFAEDEEQVDKLLSLDEKIPTVRHIVYADPRGIRKYDDPRLISLKELEARGAVEAARDSGAYDRLVAQGKAEDVAILCTTSGTTSHPKLAMLTGGALLRHCRAYLEMDPRTSADEYVSVLQMPWIMEQIYAFGQALISRMKVNFVEEQETLMADMREIGPSFVLFAPRVWEQIAADVRSRMMDSSALKRGMFELGMKLGLKALEQGRRSPLADFILFRALRDRLGFSHLKSAATGGAALGPDTFRFFLALGVPMRQLYGQTELLGAYTLHKAQDVDFDTVGVPFDGVEIRIDDPDPNGLGEVVTRHGNAFTGYFRNDEETAKSFVDGGWMRTGDAGFFNDRGHLVVIDRIRDMARTEHGDRFSPQYIENKLKFSPYVAEAVVLGDGRDSLAALICIRFSIVSKWAEKNRISFTTYTDLSARPEVIALLRKEVEAVNRTLPEKQRIGRFLLLYKELDADDGELTRTRKVRRGVINERYGTIIDAMYAGEKVIDVDTTITFQDGTRQRIKTTLDVIDLGAPPRRDDDTRRRAA; via the coding sequence ATGGCCGAAATCACCGCGACCTATCCGGACATCACCGTCCACGACACCATGCCGAAGCTGCTGGCGCTCAACGCCCGCACCCATCCCAACGACACCTGGCTGCGCGAGAAGGACCTCGGCATCTGGATTTCCTACACCTGGGCGCAGGTGGCCGAACGGGTGCGCAACATCACCCTCGGCTTCACCACGCTGGGCGTCGCCCGCGGCGACGTGGTGGGCCTGCTCGGCGACAACCGCCCCGAATGGCTGATGGGGGAGATCGCCACCCATGCGCTGGGCGGCATGAGCCTTGGCATCTATCGCGATGCGCTGGCCGACGAGGTGGCCTATCTCGTCACCTACGCGGACGTGGCGGTGGTGTTCGCCGAGGACGAGGAGCAGGTGGACAAGCTGCTCTCCCTCGATGAAAAGATCCCCACCGTCCGCCACATCGTCTATGCCGACCCGCGCGGCATCCGCAAATACGACGACCCGCGCCTCATCTCCCTGAAGGAGCTGGAAGCGCGCGGCGCGGTGGAGGCGGCGCGCGATTCCGGGGCCTATGACCGGCTGGTGGCCCAGGGCAAGGCCGAGGACGTGGCCATCCTGTGCACCACCTCGGGCACCACCTCCCACCCCAAGCTCGCCATGCTCACCGGCGGCGCGCTGCTGCGCCACTGCCGCGCCTATCTGGAGATGGACCCGCGCACCAGCGCCGACGAATATGTCAGCGTGCTGCAGATGCCGTGGATCATGGAACAGATCTACGCCTTCGGTCAGGCGCTCATCTCCCGCATGAAGGTGAACTTCGTGGAGGAGCAGGAAACGCTCATGGCCGACATGCGCGAGATCGGCCCCTCCTTCGTGCTGTTCGCCCCGCGCGTATGGGAGCAGATCGCCGCCGACGTGCGCTCGCGCATGATGGATTCCTCGGCGCTCAAGCGCGGCATGTTCGAGCTGGGCATGAAGCTCGGGCTTAAGGCCCTGGAGCAGGGCCGCCGCTCGCCGCTCGCGGACTTCATCCTGTTCCGGGCGCTGCGCGACCGGCTCGGTTTTTCGCACCTGAAATCCGCCGCCACCGGCGGGGCGGCGCTGGGGCCGGACACCTTCCGCTTCTTCCTCGCGCTGGGCGTGCCCATGCGCCAGCTCTATGGCCAGACCGAGCTGCTCGGCGCCTACACGCTGCACAAGGCGCAGGACGTGGATTTCGATACCGTGGGCGTGCCCTTCGACGGCGTCGAGATCCGCATCGACGATCCCGACCCCAACGGCCTTGGCGAGGTGGTGACGCGTCACGGCAATGCCTTCACCGGCTATTTCCGCAATGACGAGGAAACCGCGAAATCCTTCGTGGACGGCGGCTGGATGCGCACCGGCGATGCCGGCTTCTTCAACGATCGCGGCCACCTTGTGGTCATCGACCGCATCCGCGACATGGCGCGGACCGAGCACGGCGATCGCTTCTCGCCGCAATACATCGAGAACAAGCTGAAATTCTCGCCCTATGTGGCCGAGGCGGTGGTGCTGGGCGACGGGCGCGACAGCCTCGCCGCGCTCATCTGCATCCGCTTCTCCATCGTCTCCAAATGGGCGGAGAAGAACCGCATTTCCTTCACCACCTATACGGACCTGTCGGCCCGGCCCGAAGTCATCGCGCTGCTGCGCAAGGAAGTGGAGGCGGTGAACCGCACCCTGCCGGAGAAGCAGCGCATCGGCCGCTTCCTGCTGCTCTACAAGGAGCTGGATGCCGACGACGGCGAACTGACGCGTACCCGCAAGGTGCGCAGGGGCGTCATCAACGAGCGCTACGGCACCATCATCGACGCCATGTATGCGGGCGAGAAGGTGATCGACGTGGACACCACCATCACCTTCCAGGACGGCACCCGCCAGCGCATCAAGACCACACTGGACGTGATCGACCTCGGCGCACCCCCGCGCCGGGACGACGATACAAGGCGGAGGGCGGCGTGA
- a CDS encoding AMP-dependent synthetase and ligase (PFAM: AMP-dependent synthetase and ligase~KEGG: pfo:Pfl_2870 AMP-dependent synthetase and ligase), whose translation MAHTGLSKPTTHRLAATLVHEGLLAYDPASRLYTLGAFCLSLGRRASAMPAEAATESDAASVPSLYQRPEYRGDAIPLAHLLCDRHLPGKRSHPAMIHESVSGQTSELSFGRLADYSSRFARVLATIGIRKGDCVAVMLPKGVELIIAALAIWRVGAVYMPLFSTYSASAVNARLESSDVKAIVANRVLVERARKYIKPSTPVFLVEGDHINRIEGRVTQFWSSIYEAEPLAEAATYAADDPFLMTYSTKTVEPRYGLFTPVRALAAIEQYMRLGLDVRDEDVFWNMTDQGWEYGIFYGLVGPLLIGTSILFCDGPYDVSQGYRVLSKFRVTNLTAAPSQIKAWRRGDPSAASHQLALRVVTVGGEPLPRDIIAWVTQKLGVPLINQYGHREAGMIIGMKHDPHDPRSLNRVSVGRVAPGFSLVVLDDKGAELGVGAEGILAIHVRRSPLFWFRAYSKDEVATKARFRFGSAYYIIGDTGHMDADGCVHYSGQASHAISMHTD comes from the coding sequence ATGGCGCACACCGGCCTGTCGAAGCCCACGACCCACCGCCTGGCGGCGACGCTGGTTCACGAGGGCCTGCTCGCCTATGACCCGGCGTCCCGCCTCTACACCCTCGGCGCCTTCTGCCTGAGCCTCGGCCGCCGTGCGAGCGCGATGCCGGCGGAGGCCGCGACGGAAAGCGATGCCGCATCGGTTCCGAGCCTGTACCAACGGCCGGAATATCGTGGCGACGCCATTCCCCTCGCTCATCTGCTGTGCGACCGGCACCTGCCCGGCAAGCGCTCGCATCCGGCCATGATCCATGAATCCGTCTCGGGCCAGACATCGGAACTGAGCTTTGGCAGGCTTGCCGACTATTCATCTCGCTTTGCTCGTGTATTGGCGACCATCGGCATCAGGAAAGGCGATTGCGTTGCCGTCATGCTGCCGAAGGGCGTCGAACTGATCATCGCCGCGCTCGCCATCTGGCGGGTTGGCGCCGTCTACATGCCGCTGTTCTCCACCTATTCCGCCTCGGCGGTGAACGCCCGCCTGGAGTCGAGCGACGTAAAAGCCATCGTTGCAAATCGGGTGCTGGTGGAGCGCGCCCGCAAATACATCAAGCCATCAACGCCGGTCTTTCTCGTGGAAGGAGACCACATCAACCGCATAGAAGGCCGGGTCACCCAGTTCTGGTCATCGATCTACGAGGCCGAGCCGCTGGCCGAGGCCGCGACCTATGCGGCAGACGACCCTTTCCTCATGACATATTCAACGAAAACGGTCGAACCCAGGTACGGACTGTTCACCCCTGTCCGCGCCCTGGCCGCAATCGAGCAATACATGCGCCTCGGGCTTGATGTCCGGGACGAGGACGTGTTCTGGAACATGACGGATCAGGGCTGGGAATACGGGATCTTCTACGGTCTCGTCGGCCCGCTCCTGATCGGCACGTCCATCCTGTTCTGCGATGGACCCTACGATGTCTCGCAGGGCTATCGCGTCCTGTCGAAATTCCGTGTCACCAACCTCACCGCCGCCCCCTCCCAGATCAAGGCTTGGCGGCGCGGCGATCCCAGCGCGGCCTCGCACCAGCTCGCGCTGCGCGTGGTGACCGTCGGCGGCGAGCCGCTGCCTCGGGACATCATCGCCTGGGTGACGCAGAAGCTCGGCGTGCCCCTGATCAACCAGTACGGACACCGCGAAGCGGGGATGATCATAGGCATGAAGCATGACCCGCACGATCCACGCTCCCTGAACCGGGTTTCCGTCGGCCGGGTCGCGCCCGGCTTTTCCCTCGTCGTCCTCGACGACAAGGGTGCAGAACTGGGCGTGGGCGCCGAAGGAATACTGGCGATCCACGTCCGGCGCTCGCCGCTTTTCTGGTTTCGCGCCTACAGCAAGGACGAGGTCGCGACGAAAGCCAGATTCAGGTTCGGAAGCGCCTATTACATCATCGGGGATACCGGGCACATGGATGCCGACGGCTGCGTCCACTACAGCGGACAGGCATCCCACGCCATCTCGATGCACACGGATTGA
- a CDS encoding transcriptional regulator, TetR family (PFAM: regulatory protein TetR~KEGG: bra:BRADO3678 putative transcriptional regulatory protein, TetR family), which yields MARTIGSNGARTAEAIRQAGVKLIYKHGYEAMSLRQLAAEVGLQSGSLYKYFENKQNLLFDIVRDHMEDLLGKAEADLEGITDPLARLKTFSAFHLRYHMTRMAHVFIANMEIRSLEDEHRAVVVALRRRYEGLLEEILRQGAQEGVFQVSEPKVATYAIISMLTGICMWYRPGGRLSQDELVDIYTGLVVDGATGPGPATAARAKPLEAAAAQPRDSGARAKPRVARPKTARA from the coding sequence ATGGCGCGCACCATCGGTTCCAACGGCGCCCGTACCGCCGAAGCCATCCGCCAGGCGGGCGTCAAGCTCATCTACAAGCACGGCTACGAGGCCATGAGCCTGCGCCAGCTCGCCGCCGAGGTGGGGCTGCAGTCCGGCTCGCTCTACAAATATTTTGAGAACAAGCAGAACCTGCTGTTCGACATCGTGCGCGACCACATGGAGGACCTGCTCGGCAAGGCCGAGGCGGACCTGGAGGGCATCACCGACCCGCTGGCGCGGCTGAAGACCTTCTCCGCCTTTCACCTGCGCTATCACATGACGCGCATGGCCCATGTCTTCATCGCCAACATGGAGATCCGCAGCCTGGAGGACGAGCACCGCGCCGTGGTGGTCGCCCTGCGCCGGCGCTACGAGGGCCTGCTGGAGGAGATCCTGCGGCAGGGCGCGCAGGAAGGCGTGTTCCAGGTGAGTGAGCCCAAGGTCGCCACCTACGCCATCATCTCCATGCTCACCGGCATCTGCATGTGGTACCGACCCGGCGGGCGCCTCTCCCAGGACGAACTGGTGGACATCTACACCGGTCTCGTGGTGGACGGCGCCACCGGGCCCGGCCCGGCAACCGCCGCCCGCGCCAAACCGCTTGAGGCCGCCGCCGCCCAGCCGCGCGACAGCGGCGCGCGCGCCAAACCCCGCGTTGCCCGGCCCAAGACGGCGCGCGCGTAA